In one Niallia taxi genomic region, the following are encoded:
- a CDS encoding MinD/ParA family protein, with amino-acid sequence MTDQAAMLRKRFEQFQNPKKQRTLAVVSGKGGVGKSNFSLNFSLSLKLKGFSVLLIDMDIGMGNVDILMGSQPSYSIVDYFKNNASFSDIIHTGAGGIDFIAGGSGLTDFLDMGEDQLARFFQEFESHLSNYDYILFDMGAGISTDTLHFILSVDDVIVLTTPEPTSITDAYAAMKFIHLQKDDIPFYVVVNRTISILDGKETYQKLKNVVGRFLERDIINLGAIPDDQNVAKAVRKQVPFIIFNENSQASKALTEIADRYCKQEFADPQENKKPFMAKLKRLLFER; translated from the coding sequence ATGACAGATCAGGCGGCAATGCTGAGAAAAAGATTTGAACAGTTTCAAAACCCCAAAAAGCAAAGAACATTAGCCGTAGTTAGCGGAAAGGGAGGAGTTGGGAAATCAAATTTCTCGTTAAATTTCTCTTTATCGCTGAAATTGAAAGGCTTTTCTGTTCTTTTAATAGACATGGATATTGGAATGGGTAATGTTGATATATTAATGGGGTCACAGCCATCCTATTCTATTGTTGATTATTTTAAAAATAATGCATCTTTTTCCGACATTATCCATACTGGTGCAGGAGGAATTGACTTTATTGCAGGAGGTTCAGGCCTAACTGATTTTCTTGATATGGGGGAAGACCAGCTTGCAAGATTTTTTCAGGAATTTGAAAGCCATCTTAGCAATTATGACTATATATTATTTGATATGGGGGCGGGCATAAGTACTGATACCCTTCATTTCATCCTATCTGTCGATGATGTGATTGTGTTAACTACCCCTGAGCCTACTTCTATAACAGATGCTTACGCTGCAATGAAGTTTATTCACCTGCAAAAAGATGATATCCCTTTTTACGTTGTTGTAAATAGAACAATTAGTATCCTTGATGGCAAAGAAACCTACCAGAAATTAAAAAATGTAGTGGGCCGATTTTTGGAGCGGGATATTATAAATCTTGGCGCAATACCAGACGATCAGAATGTTGCAAAAGCAGTAAGGAAACAAGTTCCATTCATTATTTTTAATGAAAATTCTCAAGCCTCTAAAGCTTTGACAGAAATAGCCGATAGATACTGTAAACAAGAGTTTGCAGATCCTCAAGAAAACAAAAAGCCGTTTATGGCAAAATTGAAGAGGCTGCTGTTTGAAAGGTAG
- the fliM gene encoding flagellar motor switch protein FliM, whose protein sequence is MSGDILSQNEIDALLSALSSGEMDADELKKEQQEKKVKSYDFRRALRFSKDQIRSLTRIHENFARLLTTYFSAQLRTLVQISVTSADQIPYEEFIRSIPKMTILNVFEVTPLDGRILMEVNPNIAYAMMDRMMGGKGTSVNKVENLTEIESKIMSNTFEQAFDYLREALEDIVEIEPTLSEFEVNPQFLQMVSPNETVVVISLNTTIGDTSGMINICIPHVVLEPIIPKLSGHYWMQTEKKAPVPEVAEALQNNIQKSIVSVVAELGTSDISIQDFLMLDIGDVIEMNQTIDQPLTIKVGDIPKFIGQPGKVNKKVAVQVLGTLERGKEDGE, encoded by the coding sequence TTGTCAGGAGATATATTATCCCAAAATGAAATTGATGCATTATTATCCGCTTTATCATCAGGTGAAATGGATGCAGATGAATTAAAAAAAGAGCAGCAAGAGAAAAAGGTTAAATCCTATGACTTTAGAAGAGCCTTGCGCTTTTCTAAAGATCAAATCAGAAGCTTAACGCGTATACATGAAAACTTCGCAAGGCTTTTGACGACATACTTCTCCGCACAGTTGAGAACATTAGTACAAATATCTGTCACATCCGCTGACCAGATACCTTATGAAGAATTTATTCGGTCCATTCCAAAGATGACGATTTTGAATGTGTTTGAAGTCACACCTTTAGATGGAAGAATATTAATGGAAGTAAACCCGAATATCGCCTATGCCATGATGGATCGCATGATGGGCGGAAAAGGAACAAGCGTCAATAAAGTGGAAAACTTGACGGAGATTGAATCAAAGATCATGTCCAATACGTTTGAACAGGCCTTTGATTACTTAAGAGAAGCGCTCGAGGATATTGTAGAAATTGAACCGACACTGTCAGAGTTTGAAGTGAACCCGCAATTTTTACAAATGGTTTCACCGAACGAGACAGTGGTGGTTATATCCTTAAATACAACGATTGGTGACACAAGTGGAATGATTAACATTTGTATCCCTCATGTTGTATTAGAGCCAATTATTCCAAAGCTTTCTGGACATTATTGGATGCAAACAGAAAAGAAAGCACCAGTGCCTGAAGTGGCCGAAGCTTTGCAAAATAACATACAAAAATCAATTGTTTCTGTTGTTGCTGAATTAGGAACATCCGATATTTCTATACAAGATTTTTTGATGCTTGATATAGGGGATGTTATTGAAATGAATCAAACGATAGATCAACCCTTGACTATTAAAGTTGGAGATATACCTAAATTTATTGGACAGCCTGGTAAAGTAAATAAGAAGGTGGCAGTTCAAGTATTAGGGACTTTAGAGAGGGGGAAAGAAGATGGTGAGTAA
- a CDS encoding flagellar biosynthetic protein FliO: MNTKQLFIKCTLLLIVLLGFNHEAYAEQLDNSVFEAYENNEKQTDDKNNTADEQSTNQNETNTETNDSTSQTATGDVGLTFWDFLKMIFATLFVIALLYVVLRFINKRNHVYKSSQIIENLGGTALGANRSIQIVKVGKRLLVVGVGENIQLIKEIEEEEEYTSIIKDYNEKMEQLIQPSDIVTKVMKGVKNYPNQKHKKEDFASHLKKQLQEVSNGRKEIMKELKKRGSEKDE; encoded by the coding sequence TTGAATACAAAACAGTTATTTATTAAATGCACACTACTCTTAATTGTTCTGCTAGGCTTTAATCATGAAGCCTATGCAGAACAACTTGATAATAGTGTCTTTGAAGCATATGAAAATAATGAAAAACAAACAGATGATAAAAACAATACTGCTGATGAGCAGTCAACAAATCAGAATGAAACAAACACAGAAACGAATGATTCAACATCGCAGACCGCAACTGGAGACGTAGGACTTACATTTTGGGATTTTCTCAAAATGATTTTTGCTACCCTTTTTGTTATTGCCCTGCTTTATGTTGTACTTCGTTTTATTAATAAACGAAACCATGTGTATAAAAGCTCGCAAATAATTGAAAATTTAGGCGGAACTGCATTAGGTGCAAATCGATCTATTCAAATTGTGAAAGTAGGCAAGCGCTTGCTCGTGGTTGGGGTTGGCGAAAATATTCAGCTTATTAAAGAGATTGAAGAGGAAGAGGAATATACAAGCATCATTAAGGACTACAACGAAAAGATGGAGCAGCTAATACAGCCAAGCGATATTGTGACAAAGGTTATGAAAGGCGTAAAAAATTATCCTAACCAGAAACACAAAAAGGAAGACTTCGCCAGTCATTTAAAGAAGCAATTGCAAGAAGTATCGAACGGCCGAAAAGAAATCATGAAAGAATTGAAAAAGAGAGGTTCAGAAAAAGATGAATGA
- the flhB gene encoding flagellar biosynthesis protein FlhB, which translates to MLLRLDLQFFSGEKTEKATPKKKQDTRKKGQVAKSQDINTALVLIAVFAVLNFAGGSILKGIVSLMNFSLNDLMLMELTEHNIKSIFIEILKQTAIILSPILAAAMVAGVIANYIQVGVLFTTEPIKFKLEKINPLSGLKRMFSIRSIVELLKSILKITVIGIVTFAILWNKLEQILLLSQKSIGAALITIAKLTVQMGLVGSGALLFLALFDYLYQKYDYEKNIRMSKQDIKDEYKNVEGDPLIKSKIKQRQREMAMRRMMQDVPTADVVITNPTHYAICLKYDEDKYDAPYVVAKGVDFLAQKIKLIAKEHEVITVENRPLARALYSQVDVGDIVPEEFFKTVAEILAYVYRTKKQHS; encoded by the coding sequence ATGCTGTTAAGACTGGATTTACAGTTTTTTTCAGGGGAAAAAACAGAAAAGGCAACACCAAAAAAGAAACAAGATACTCGGAAAAAGGGGCAGGTCGCCAAAAGCCAGGATATCAATACGGCTTTGGTGTTAATTGCAGTTTTTGCGGTTCTTAACTTTGCAGGTGGTTCTATATTAAAAGGGATTGTTTCCCTTATGAATTTTTCCTTAAATGATCTCATGCTAATGGAGCTGACAGAACATAATATTAAGAGTATCTTCATTGAGATATTGAAGCAAACGGCCATCATTTTGAGTCCTATATTGGCAGCCGCAATGGTAGCAGGCGTTATTGCCAACTATATACAGGTCGGAGTGCTTTTTACGACAGAACCAATAAAATTTAAATTGGAAAAAATAAACCCCTTATCTGGATTGAAAAGGATGTTCTCGATAAGATCAATTGTAGAGCTGCTTAAATCCATCTTAAAGATAACTGTTATTGGTATTGTTACATTTGCAATCCTTTGGAACAAGCTCGAGCAAATCTTACTTCTGTCTCAGAAGTCGATTGGAGCTGCCTTGATTACAATCGCGAAATTAACCGTTCAAATGGGCCTGGTTGGCTCAGGAGCCTTGTTATTTTTAGCCCTTTTTGATTATTTATATCAGAAATATGATTATGAAAAAAACATTCGTATGTCTAAACAAGATATAAAGGATGAATATAAGAATGTCGAAGGAGATCCATTAATTAAATCAAAGATTAAGCAACGGCAGAGGGAAATGGCGATGCGCCGGATGATGCAGGATGTGCCAACCGCGGATGTAGTCATCACGAACCCGACCCACTATGCTATTTGCCTAAAATATGATGAAGATAAGTATGATGCTCCATATGTTGTCGCAAAAGGCGTTGATTTTCTGGCACAGAAAATCAAGCTGATTGCCAAGGAGCATGAAGTGATAACAGTGGAAAACAGGCCCCTTGCACGGGCGCTTTACAGTCAGGTGGATGTTGGGGATATAGTTCCCGAAGAGTTTTTTAAAACAGTTGCAGAAATACTTGCCTATGTTTACCGTACAAAAAAACAGCATTCATAA
- the fliY gene encoding flagellar motor switch phosphatase FliY — protein MVSNDMLSQDEIDALLKGDSPQQQEELAVEDYLTSIEEDALGEIGNISFGSSATALSTLLNQKVDITTPNVTIVLKKDLAEEFPHPYVAISVNYTEGFSGMNLLVIKQSDAAVIADLMLGGDGLSPPEMLNEIQLSAVQEAMNQMMGSAATSMSTIFSKKVDISPPAIDILNLSDGEGADTIPDHDIFVKISFRLKIGNLIDSNIMQLLQLDFAKSLVDSLLNPTADSVEPPAPTQQMQRPAPPAPPAREQQTYAAPVPEPVYVEQQQQQRAPSQPQHFGSNYSVGQPNVQPAVFSNFETFTPTENESRNLNMLLDIPLKVTVELGRTKRSVKEILELSSGSIIELDKLAGEPVDILVNNRLIAQGEVVVIDENFGVRVTDIVSKSDRLNNLK, from the coding sequence ATGGTGAGTAACGATATGCTTTCACAAGATGAAATTGATGCTCTATTAAAAGGAGATAGTCCACAACAGCAAGAAGAGCTGGCTGTAGAGGATTATTTAACATCAATAGAAGAAGATGCATTAGGTGAAATAGGAAATATTTCGTTTGGGAGTTCTGCGACAGCATTATCTACCTTATTAAATCAAAAGGTGGATATTACGACACCAAATGTTACGATTGTCCTGAAAAAAGACTTAGCAGAAGAGTTCCCACATCCATATGTGGCAATCAGTGTAAATTATACAGAAGGCTTCTCTGGTATGAATCTTTTAGTTATAAAACAATCAGATGCCGCTGTCATTGCTGATTTAATGCTTGGTGGAGACGGTTTAAGTCCACCAGAAATGCTTAATGAAATTCAGTTAAGCGCAGTACAAGAAGCAATGAATCAAATGATGGGCTCTGCTGCAACATCCATGTCGACTATCTTTAGCAAAAAGGTGGATATTTCCCCGCCTGCTATAGACATTTTAAACTTATCAGATGGAGAAGGAGCAGACACAATCCCTGATCATGATATTTTTGTCAAGATTTCCTTCCGATTGAAAATTGGAAACTTGATTGATTCGAATATTATGCAGCTTTTACAGCTTGATTTTGCAAAAAGCCTTGTGGATAGTTTGTTGAACCCTACTGCCGATTCTGTTGAACCACCTGCTCCAACACAGCAAATGCAGCGACCTGCACCACCTGCACCACCTGCACGCGAGCAACAAACATACGCAGCGCCAGTACCAGAGCCTGTATATGTAGAACAGCAACAGCAGCAAAGAGCACCAAGCCAGCCGCAGCATTTTGGTTCAAACTACAGCGTAGGACAGCCAAATGTACAGCCAGCTGTTTTCTCTAATTTCGAAACTTTTACACCAACAGAAAATGAATCAAGAAATTTGAACATGCTGTTGGATATTCCTTTAAAAGTTACAGTGGAGCTTGGCAGAACAAAGCGTTCTGTGAAGGAAATCCTTGAGCTAAGCTCAGGTTCCATTATTGAGCTAGATAAGCTCGCAGGGGAACCAGTTGATATACTTGTTAACAACAGGCTTATTGCCCAAGGTGAGGTAGTTGTTATCGATGAAAACTTTGGAGTCCGTGTTACGGATATTGTTAGTAAGTCAGATCGCTTGAACAATTTAAAATAA
- a CDS encoding response regulator: MAQKILIVDDAAFMRMMIKDILSKNGYDVVGEAADGAQAVEKYKETQPDLVTMDITMPEMDGITALKEIKKINPNAKIIMCSAMGQQAMVIDAIQAGAKDFIVKPFQADRVLEAISKTLG, translated from the coding sequence ATGGCACAGAAAATACTAATTGTAGACGATGCAGCATTTATGAGAATGATGATTAAAGATATCTTATCTAAAAACGGATATGATGTAGTTGGAGAGGCTGCTGACGGCGCACAGGCTGTTGAGAAATATAAAGAAACACAGCCAGACCTTGTAACAATGGATATTACAATGCCTGAAATGGATGGTATTACTGCATTAAAAGAAATCAAAAAGATTAATCCAAATGCTAAGATCATTATGTGTTCTGCAATGGGCCAGCAAGCAATGGTTATTGATGCAATTCAAGCAGGAGCAAAAGACTTCATTGTAAAACCATTCCAAGCTGATCGAGTACTTGAAGCAATCAGCAAAACATTAGGATAA
- the flhF gene encoding flagellar biosynthesis protein FlhF, which translates to MKIKKYIAASMPEAMKQVRAELGNNAVILQSKIVYTGGFLGMFKKRNIEVLAAIDPDLNTSRPPQEKPMPAPIPAPKLLPKVERNLDLEVMKELHKSPVPANEEIMKQLARMNQHIQKMSESGKLQMELPIQLQTVIDSLVRQDLEVDIQSRLTAKLLERWYLAGANSPVEEVYVWAEDFLYEEMKQYNFGELTLKKKFINVIGPTGVGKTTTLAKMAAEFMMKHKKKIGFITTDTYRIAAIDQLKTYATILNVPIEVCYNLEDFDKATKSLADCDIILVDTAGRNFRNQQYVQDLKEVVDYNSDMETLLVLSLTAKQTDMEEIYQQFSSIHIDQFIFTKLDETSTYGAMINLVVKYQKGVAYVTTGQNVPDDIMPADPRQIAKRMIEVD; encoded by the coding sequence ATGAAAATAAAAAAATATATTGCCGCTAGCATGCCAGAGGCAATGAAGCAAGTTAGGGCAGAATTAGGTAATAATGCGGTGATTTTACAATCAAAAATCGTTTATACCGGCGGCTTCTTAGGAATGTTCAAAAAAAGAAATATTGAAGTGCTTGCAGCAATAGATCCTGATTTGAACACTTCAAGACCACCACAAGAAAAGCCGATGCCCGCGCCAATACCAGCACCAAAGCTATTGCCGAAAGTAGAGCGTAATCTTGATCTTGAAGTAATGAAGGAGCTCCATAAGTCTCCTGTTCCTGCAAACGAAGAAATCATGAAGCAGCTTGCGCGCATGAATCAACATATCCAAAAAATGTCTGAAAGCGGTAAGTTACAAATGGAGCTGCCAATCCAGCTGCAAACAGTAATAGATAGTTTAGTGCGTCAGGACCTTGAAGTAGATATTCAGTCAAGACTTACAGCAAAGCTTTTAGAAAGATGGTATTTAGCAGGGGCAAACAGCCCAGTGGAAGAGGTCTACGTCTGGGCTGAAGACTTCCTTTATGAAGAAATGAAGCAATATAATTTTGGGGAGCTTACGCTTAAAAAGAAATTCATCAACGTAATTGGGCCAACTGGTGTCGGAAAAACAACGACATTAGCTAAAATGGCAGCAGAGTTTATGATGAAGCATAAGAAAAAGATAGGATTTATTACTACAGATACATACCGTATCGCCGCCATTGATCAGTTGAAAACATACGCCACAATTTTAAATGTTCCAATCGAGGTTTGTTATAACTTGGAGGATTTCGATAAAGCAACAAAAAGCCTGGCAGATTGCGATATTATTCTTGTGGATACTGCTGGAAGAAACTTCCGCAACCAACAATATGTTCAAGATTTGAAAGAAGTGGTCGATTATAATAGTGATATGGAAACATTGCTTGTTTTATCACTGACTGCTAAACAAACAGACATGGAAGAAATTTATCAGCAATTTTCTTCGATTCATATTGATCAGTTTATATTTACAAAATTAGATGAAACTTCAACATATGGAGCAATGATCAATCTTGTGGTCAAATATCAAAAGGGTGTGGCTTATGTGACTACAGGACAAAATGTTCCTGACGATATAATGCCAGCAGATCCCCGACAAATAGCAAAAAGGATGATAGAGGTCGATTAA
- the fliQ gene encoding flagellar biosynthesis protein FliQ — protein MSQEMVISVAEKGVLTVLVVSGPLLIIALVVGLLISIFQATTQIQEQTLAFVPKIVAVLLGIIFFGAWMLSHVLSYTSDIFSNLTRFIG, from the coding sequence ATGTCACAAGAAATGGTTATTTCAGTTGCGGAAAAAGGGGTACTTACTGTATTAGTTGTTAGTGGCCCATTGCTTATAATTGCCCTTGTTGTTGGGCTGTTAATTAGTATCTTTCAGGCTACAACCCAAATTCAGGAGCAGACGCTTGCATTCGTGCCGAAAATTGTTGCTGTTCTTTTAGGAATTATCTTTTTTGGAGCTTGGATGCTAAGCCATGTTTTATCCTACACAAGTGATATCTTTTCAAACCTGACAAGGTTTATAGGGTGA
- the fliP gene encoding flagellar type III secretion system pore protein FliP (The bacterial flagellar biogenesis protein FliP forms a type III secretion system (T3SS)-type pore required for flagellar assembly.), with product MNEFMQLFNDSAPENVSTSVQLLLLLTVLSLAPSILILMTSFTRIVIVLSFVRTALATQQMPPNQVIIGLSLFMTFFIMAPTFQEVNKTALTPLFNEEISLDQAYENAAVPFKEYMSKHTRQKDLALFLNYSGAETPKSIQDIPLTTLVPAYAISELKTAFQIGFMIFIPFLVIDMVVASILMSMGMMMLPPVMISLPFKILLFVMVDGWYLVVQSLLESF from the coding sequence ATGAATGAGTTTATGCAGCTTTTTAATGACAGTGCACCAGAAAATGTTTCGACTTCTGTGCAGTTGTTATTGCTATTGACTGTCCTTTCTTTAGCTCCAAGCATCCTGATATTGATGACAAGCTTTACGAGAATCGTCATTGTTCTTTCCTTTGTCAGAACGGCGCTTGCGACACAACAAATGCCGCCAAACCAAGTTATTATCGGACTGTCCTTATTTATGACATTTTTTATTATGGCACCAACATTTCAAGAGGTAAATAAAACAGCATTGACCCCATTATTTAATGAGGAAATAAGTCTGGACCAAGCGTATGAAAATGCAGCAGTCCCCTTTAAGGAATATATGAGTAAACATACAAGGCAAAAGGATTTGGCTTTGTTTTTGAATTATTCAGGAGCGGAAACTCCTAAGTCTATTCAAGACATCCCATTAACAACATTGGTTCCGGCCTATGCAATCAGTGAACTGAAAACAGCCTTCCAAATCGGCTTTATGATATTTATCCCATTTTTGGTCATCGATATGGTCGTTGCAAGTATCCTAATGTCCATGGGGATGATGATGCTACCACCTGTTATGATCTCATTGCCATTTAAAATATTGTTGTTTGTAATGGTCGATGGGTGGTATTTGGTAGTTCAATCTTTATTAGAAAGCTTTTAA
- the fliR gene encoding flagellar biosynthetic protein FliR, translated as MEDFLPKFPAFLLIFVRVTSFFIMLPLFSYRTIPTSHKVGFAFFLSLMMFFGMETPELEVDGAYYLLIIKEAMVGLFIGFLAYMLFAAVQIAGGFIDFQMGFAIANVIDPQTGAQSPLTGQYLNIIALFFLLTINGHHLLLDGVFYSYQFIPLEQSWVDFGDVNIMKYAAKTLALMFAVAFQMSIPVVGSIFLVDVALGIVARTVPQLNIFVVGMPVKLIVGLIMLVVVMGTLMGSVSNLFSTILTTMRDMMKLMGG; from the coding sequence ATGGAGGATTTTTTACCAAAGTTTCCGGCCTTTTTACTGATTTTTGTTAGGGTTACATCCTTTTTTATAATGCTCCCTCTCTTTTCTTATCGGACGATACCGACAAGTCATAAAGTAGGTTTTGCATTTTTTCTTTCTTTAATGATGTTTTTTGGGATGGAAACCCCTGAATTAGAGGTGGACGGGGCATATTATCTTTTAATTATAAAAGAAGCAATGGTCGGGCTATTTATCGGTTTTTTAGCATATATGCTATTTGCCGCCGTTCAGATTGCCGGGGGCTTTATTGACTTTCAGATGGGATTTGCCATCGCCAATGTCATCGACCCGCAAACTGGTGCTCAAAGTCCGCTGACAGGGCAGTATTTAAACATTATTGCTCTCTTTTTTTTATTGACGATAAATGGGCATCACTTGCTGTTAGATGGAGTTTTTTACAGCTATCAATTCATCCCGCTTGAACAGTCATGGGTTGATTTTGGAGACGTAAACATTATGAAATATGCAGCAAAAACGCTTGCGTTAATGTTTGCGGTTGCCTTCCAGATGTCCATACCTGTCGTCGGCAGCATCTTTTTAGTAGACGTTGCATTAGGGATTGTAGCTAGGACTGTACCGCAATTAAATATTTTCGTTGTAGGGATGCCAGTGAAGTTAATAGTCGGGCTCATTATGCTTGTTGTTGTTATGGGTACTCTGATGGGATCTGTTTCAAATCTGTTTTCAACAATATTGACGACAATGAGAGATATGATGAAATTGATGGGAGGTTAA
- the flhA gene encoding flagellar biosynthesis protein FlhA has translation MSGRDLTVVFSVILIIAMLIIPFPTWLLSILILLNISLALLILLLTMNMSEALEFSIFPSLLLLMTLFRLGLNVSTTRSILSTGEAGGVVHTFGTFVVGGNLVVGLVVFAILVIIQFIVITKGSERVSEVAARFTLDAMPGKQMAIDADLNAGLISEADARTRREKVSREADFYGSMDGASKFVKGDAIAGIIIVFINLIFGIVIGMTQLDMPIADAAQNFSLMSIGDGIVSQIPALLISTATGIVVTRAASDGNLGSDLTKQLLSYPKMLYVAGGTIFVLGLITPINDLLTIPIAGLLAFGGYALSKAPKQDLEEMLEIEEDIQTNELKSPESVVSLLNVDPIEFEFGYGLIPLADANQGGDLLDRVVMIRRQLAIELGLVIPVVRIRDNIQLQPNEYRLKIKGNEMARGELLLDHYLAMSPGIDDDSIKGIDTVEPSFGLPAKWITETVKEQAEMFGYTVVDPPSVVSTHITEVIKSNAHELLGRQETKQLVDHVKETYPILVEEVTPNPLSIGDIQKVLAKLLKENVSVRNLPVIFETLADYGKMSSDTDLLAEYVRQALARQITNQYTSTTDILKVITLSGKVEKLIADNIQQTEHGNYLALDPSVSQAILEAVAGQVEQQSIMEQMPIILCSPAVRMYVRQLTERYFPQVPILSYNELESNVEVQSVGVVTIE, from the coding sequence ATGTCTGGTAGAGATTTAACAGTCGTATTCAGCGTAATACTAATCATAGCGATGCTTATTATTCCATTCCCTACATGGTTGCTAAGTATCTTGATCCTGCTGAATATTTCTTTAGCATTATTAATATTATTATTGACAATGAACATGAGTGAAGCGCTGGAATTTTCCATCTTTCCATCTTTGCTGCTTTTAATGACATTGTTCCGTCTTGGTCTGAACGTTTCCACAACAAGATCGATCCTGTCCACTGGTGAAGCTGGCGGGGTTGTTCATACATTTGGAACATTTGTGGTTGGCGGAAATTTAGTTGTTGGATTAGTTGTATTTGCCATTTTGGTTATTATACAGTTTATTGTTATTACAAAAGGGTCTGAGCGTGTGTCAGAAGTTGCGGCTCGTTTTACGCTTGATGCGATGCCAGGGAAACAAATGGCCATTGATGCAGACTTGAACGCTGGACTCATCTCAGAAGCAGATGCGAGAACCCGCAGGGAAAAAGTCAGCAGAGAAGCAGACTTTTATGGATCAATGGATGGTGCCAGTAAATTTGTTAAAGGGGATGCCATTGCTGGGATTATTATCGTATTTATTAACTTGATATTTGGTATTGTTATCGGAATGACTCAGCTCGACATGCCGATAGCAGATGCAGCTCAAAACTTTTCTCTTATGTCTATTGGGGATGGAATCGTCAGCCAAATACCTGCATTATTAATATCGACTGCTACAGGGATTGTTGTAACAAGAGCAGCTTCAGACGGCAACCTTGGTTCTGATTTAACGAAGCAGCTTCTATCTTACCCGAAAATGCTATATGTAGCAGGTGGAACGATTTTTGTGCTTGGCTTGATTACACCAATAAATGACCTTTTGACAATTCCGATTGCTGGTTTACTTGCATTTGGAGGCTATGCTCTTTCAAAAGCACCAAAACAAGATTTGGAAGAAATGTTGGAAATCGAAGAAGATATCCAAACAAACGAACTCAAAAGTCCAGAAAGTGTTGTCAGCTTACTGAATGTGGACCCGATAGAATTCGAATTTGGTTATGGCTTGATTCCGTTGGCAGATGCTAACCAAGGAGGAGATCTTCTGGACAGGGTTGTCATGATCAGAAGACAGTTGGCTATTGAGCTTGGTCTTGTCATTCCAGTAGTCCGCATCAGGGATAATATTCAGCTGCAGCCAAATGAATATCGTTTAAAAATAAAGGGAAATGAAATGGCAAGAGGCGAACTTTTGCTGGATCATTATTTAGCAATGAGCCCAGGAATTGATGATGATTCTATTAAAGGTATCGACACCGTTGAACCATCCTTTGGTCTTCCAGCAAAATGGATAACGGAAACGGTTAAGGAACAGGCAGAAATGTTTGGTTACACTGTAGTCGATCCTCCGTCTGTTGTTTCCACACATATTACGGAGGTCATAAAATCAAATGCTCATGAGCTTTTAGGACGTCAAGAAACAAAACAGCTTGTTGACCATGTGAAGGAAACCTATCCAATTCTTGTTGAGGAAGTTACACCTAATCCTTTATCAATTGGAGATATTCAGAAGGTTTTGGCTAAACTATTAAAAGAGAATGTGTCTGTTCGCAACTTACCTGTTATCTTCGAGACATTGGCAGATTACGGAAAAATGTCAAGTGATACAGATTTGCTTGCTGAATATGTAAGACAAGCATTAGCTCGTCAAATCACGAATCAGTATACAAGCACGACAGATATATTGAAGGTAATCACATTATCAGGAAAAGTTGAAAAGTTAATTGCAGACAATATCCAGCAGACAGAGCACGGCAATTATTTAGCATTAGATCCAAGTGTGTCCCAAGCAATCCTTGAGGCTGTTGCAGGGCAAGTTGAACAGCAGTCCATAATGGAACAAATGCCAATTATTCTTTGTTCTCCAGCTGTCCGCATGTATGTCCGTCAGTTGACAGAGAGATACTTCCCACAGGTACCGATACTGTCTTATAACGAGTTAGAATCTAATGTGGAAGTTCAAAGTGTTGGGGTGGTGACAATAGAATGA